The Osmia bicornis bicornis unplaced genomic scaffold, iOsmBic2.1, whole genome shotgun sequence genome window below encodes:
- the LOC123988695 gene encoding uncharacterized protein LOC123988695 — MPTNGSSAATSTSTFDRISIKLPEFTPEDPELWFCVIERNFVAAGITSDGIKASYVTGALGPRYIAEVRDVLLDPPATGLFEALKKELISRLSVSKEKKARRLLEHEEIGDRKPSQFLRHLRGLAGTCVSESLLRTLWLGRLPANVQAILATQMDTALDKVAELADAITDTMPGRPVVAETATASASMQPCSADTVTERMMQLLITLKSQTEVMQSQIAELRTSRRDYRPFRRFERRRSSSRRRFNSRDRSPAPDGMCWYHANYGPKAHRCIAPCSYVPPSGNNPGSR, encoded by the coding sequence atgCCGACAAACGGTTCGTCTGCGGCTACGTCCACGTCTACGTTTGATCGAATTAGCATCAAGCTCCCGGAGTTTACTCCTGAGGACCCCGAACTTTGGTTCTGCGTTATCGAACGCAATTTCGTGGCCGCGGGGATTACTTCGGATGGCATAAAGGCCAGTTATGTGACGGGTGCGCTTGGGCCCCGGTATATCGCTGAGGTGCGCGACGTCTTATTGGACCCCCCGGCCACCGGCTTATTTGAGGCCCTAAAAAAGGAATTGATTAGCCGGTTAAGTGTTTCCAAGGAAAAGAAGGCCAGAAGACTTTTGGAACATGAAGAAATCGGTGACCGCAAGCCATCGCAATTTCTTCGGCATTTGCGTGGTTTGGCGGGTACTTGTGTGTCCGAGTCCTTATTACGCACGCTTTGGTTGGGACGTTTACCTGCGAACGTGCAGGCCATTCTGGCGACGCAAATGGATACGGCGCTGGATAAGGTGGCCGAGTTAGCGGACGCAATCACCGACACCATGCCTGGACGTCCCGTGGTGGCCGAAACAGCAACCGCCAGTGCATCAATGCAACCGTGCTCCGCGGATACTGTAACGGAGCGGATGATGCAGTTGCTCATCACGTTAAAGAGCCAAACGGAAGTGATGCAGAGTCAAATCGCGGAATTGCGGACGTCTCGGAGGGATTATCGGCCTTTCCGGCGATTTGAGCGGAGACGTAGTTCGTCGAGGCGCCGATTCAACTCGCGAGATCGGTCCCCAGCGCCTGATGGCATGTGCTGGTATCACGCGAATTACGGGCCCAAGGCGCATCGGTGCATCGCGCCGTGTTCTTATGTACCGCCATCGGGAAACAATCCGGGCAGTCGTTAA